One Leifsonia shinshuensis DNA window includes the following coding sequences:
- a CDS encoding LysR family transcriptional regulator gives MADLRQFEALRAVHAEGSVTAAARRLGWGQPTVDYHLKNLERLVGAPVLVRSPRGSRLTPVGMLLLERAQEILTLSERAIGDAREFSALGRVRLRFGTFATAAASILPFVAGSVGDLGIEIDAMFDEVPALVDRINRGALDAALVYTVPGYDLPFRPNVVTMEVFRDPLLLAVPVGHPLASRTSVDLAAVLSLSDERWVFATSAEDAMDRVVADAFAAEGHVLDVAIRTDDFQVLLGMTAARMVVGIIPGLATAAAHPGIVLLPVDDPSFVRSILVATPAEDARRRPSPAVRHLVAAVRDGFAAVQAGSTQQ, from the coding sequence ATGGCGGATCTGCGACAGTTCGAGGCGCTCCGCGCGGTCCACGCCGAGGGCTCGGTCACCGCCGCCGCGCGCCGCCTGGGCTGGGGCCAGCCGACCGTCGACTACCACCTGAAGAACCTCGAACGCCTGGTCGGGGCGCCCGTGCTCGTGCGCTCGCCACGCGGCAGCAGGCTGACGCCGGTCGGCATGCTGCTCCTCGAACGCGCGCAGGAGATCCTGACGCTCAGCGAGCGGGCGATCGGGGACGCGCGCGAATTCAGCGCGCTCGGCCGGGTGCGGCTGCGGTTCGGGACCTTCGCGACGGCGGCGGCGAGCATCCTGCCGTTCGTCGCCGGCAGTGTCGGCGACCTCGGCATCGAGATCGACGCCATGTTCGACGAGGTCCCCGCGCTCGTCGACCGGATCAACCGCGGTGCGCTCGACGCCGCCCTCGTCTACACCGTGCCCGGCTACGACCTGCCGTTCCGGCCGAACGTGGTGACGATGGAGGTGTTCCGCGATCCCCTGCTGCTGGCGGTGCCCGTCGGCCACCCGCTCGCGTCGCGCACGTCGGTCGACCTCGCGGCAGTGCTCTCGCTCTCCGACGAGCGCTGGGTCTTCGCCACGTCCGCGGAGGACGCGATGGACCGCGTCGTCGCCGACGCGTTCGCGGCGGAGGGGCACGTCCTGGACGTCGCGATCCGCACCGACGATTTCCAGGTCCTCCTGGGCATGACCGCGGCGCGGATGGTGGTCGGGATCATCCCGGGCCTCGCGACGGCCGCCGCGCACCCCGGCATCGTCCTGCTCCCGGTCGACGACCCCTCGTTCGTGCGCTCGATCCTCGTCGCGACGCCGGCGGAGGACGCGCGCCGCCGGCCCTCCCCCGCCGTGCGCCACCTCGTCGCCGCGGTCCGCGACGGCTTCGCCGCCGTGCAAGCCGGAAGCACGCAGCAGTGA
- a CDS encoding TolB family protein, translating to MSYRTLEPGQTARIHIHDARTGEDVVIHESDDVLFEAPNWSLDGSRLLLNGTGVLWSLAPEAGAQPAEIVHDGLPALNNDHVLDPGGEAIYVSAMDRHIYRAPLAGGAVERVTSDDDVWHFLHGVSPDGRRLAYVRITSFDQPGTLAVLPATGGASTIVDTGAGHIDGPEWSPDGDWIYFNSEHWASRPGHAQLARIREAGGEPERLVVSDTVDWFPHLSPDGRRAVYIEFPPGTEGHPADLDVALVVVDTADWTAPLERLPLPGGQGTINVNSWSPDSTRFAYVSYPYGG from the coding sequence ATGAGCTACCGCACCCTCGAACCCGGCCAGACCGCGCGGATCCACATCCACGACGCCCGCACCGGGGAGGACGTCGTCATCCACGAGAGCGACGACGTGCTCTTCGAGGCGCCCAACTGGTCGCTCGACGGAAGCCGGCTGCTGCTGAACGGCACGGGAGTGCTCTGGTCGCTCGCCCCGGAGGCCGGCGCACAGCCCGCGGAGATCGTCCACGACGGTCTCCCCGCCCTCAACAACGACCACGTCCTCGACCCCGGCGGCGAGGCGATCTACGTCTCCGCGATGGACCGGCACATCTACCGGGCGCCGCTCGCCGGCGGCGCGGTCGAGAGGGTGACCTCCGACGACGACGTCTGGCACTTCCTGCACGGGGTCTCGCCGGACGGCCGGCGCCTCGCCTACGTGCGGATCACGAGCTTCGACCAGCCGGGGACGCTCGCCGTGCTGCCCGCGACCGGCGGAGCGTCCACCATCGTGGACACCGGCGCCGGCCACATCGACGGACCGGAGTGGTCGCCGGACGGCGACTGGATCTACTTCAACAGCGAGCACTGGGCCTCCCGCCCCGGCCACGCGCAGCTCGCGCGCATCCGCGAGGCCGGCGGCGAGCCGGAGCGGCTGGTCGTCAGCGACACCGTCGACTGGTTCCCGCACCTGTCGCCCGACGGGCGCCGGGCCGTCTACATCGAGTTCCCTCCCGGCACGGAAGGCCACCCGGCAGACCTCGATGTCGCCCTCGTCGTGGTCGACACCGCGGACTGGACTGCACCGCTGGAGCGCCTCCCGCTCCCCGGCGGGCAGGGCACGATCAACGTCAACAGCTGGTCGCCCGACTCCACCCGGTTCGCGTACGTGTCGTACCCGTACGGCGGCTGA
- a CDS encoding glycoside hydrolase family 130 protein, which yields MNAHPPIDYPFGPFTPSPANPVLRPGPGAWESTNVYNPAAIVHDGRVVMLYRAHAADIVSSVGYAVSDDGLRFERDAEPVLFPEHDYERYGCEDPRVVKIGDTFYLTYTGWDRTTARLCLATSTDLRTWTKHGPMLPGVDTFRGTRQPPVEEWSKGGVILETPVDGRYLMYVGEGNVYLAESADLLHWRLADPEPVLTPRPGTFMSGLVETGPQPLLTRTGHILLMHNSAVHPPEGGFYYSSGQVLFEPSRPTVPVAALLEPWLRPTTDEDKHGMSENVTFVEGLVWFRGTWFAYYGQSDTTVGVATFTPAG from the coding sequence ATGAACGCCCACCCGCCCATCGACTACCCCTTCGGCCCCTTCACGCCGTCGCCGGCGAACCCGGTGCTCCGCCCCGGCCCCGGGGCCTGGGAGTCCACCAATGTCTACAACCCCGCTGCGATCGTCCACGACGGCCGCGTGGTCATGCTGTACCGCGCGCACGCCGCCGACATCGTGTCGTCGGTCGGGTACGCCGTGAGCGACGACGGCCTCCGCTTCGAGCGCGACGCCGAGCCTGTGCTGTTCCCCGAGCACGACTACGAGCGCTACGGCTGCGAGGACCCGCGCGTCGTGAAGATCGGCGACACCTTCTACCTGACCTACACGGGCTGGGACCGCACCACCGCACGGCTCTGCCTGGCGACCTCCACCGACCTGCGGACGTGGACCAAGCACGGCCCGATGCTCCCGGGCGTCGACACCTTCCGCGGCACGCGGCAGCCGCCGGTGGAGGAGTGGAGCAAGGGCGGCGTCATCCTGGAGACCCCGGTCGACGGCCGCTACCTGATGTACGTCGGCGAGGGCAACGTGTACCTCGCGGAGTCGGCGGACCTCCTGCACTGGCGGCTGGCCGACCCGGAGCCGGTGCTGACCCCGCGGCCCGGCACCTTCATGAGCGGCCTGGTGGAGACGGGGCCGCAGCCGCTGCTGACCCGCACCGGCCACATCCTGCTGATGCACAACAGCGCGGTCCACCCGCCGGAGGGCGGCTTCTACTACTCCAGCGGCCAGGTGCTGTTCGAGCCGTCCCGCCCGACGGTGCCGGTCGCCGCGCTGCTGGAGCCGTGGCTGCGGCCGACCACCGACGAGGACAAGCACGGGATGTCCGAGAACGTGACCTTCGTGGAGGGCCTGGTGTGGTTCCGCGGGACCTGGTTCGCCTACTACGGGCAGAGCGACACGACCGTGGGGGTCGCGACATTCACGCCGGCAGGGTGA
- a CDS encoding alpha/beta hydrolase family protein, with the protein MTGDLTEAARAWLGSAPALPPLPGRSEDIVGTFARLLYGRTPAGARLTGVTEPQPPETVLDGAAVRRRLVASIACPEGVLALDVLVHVPTGSPGRAPVVVALNFTGNQDSIDGDQSDRWPYARIVAAGFAVLTADYRQIEPDEPAPATPGVRALFPTGDAPAWGAVGAWAWGLSRLLDLAGWVGGVDSSRAIALGHSRLGKAALWAAAQDHRFAVAVSNDSGCAGASLFRHPGGEDIAAITTAFPHWFVPSFAAYAHREGDLPLDQHQLLAAIAPRRVLVLSARDDHWADPVGEAAAALAAAPAFPAGGLAHHVRDGGHDLTPEDWLRALDFSTFRKDT; encoded by the coding sequence GTGACCGGCGATCTCACCGAAGCGGCCCGCGCCTGGCTGGGCTCGGCGCCCGCGCTGCCGCCGCTGCCGGGCCGGTCCGAGGACATCGTGGGGACGTTCGCGCGGTTGCTCTACGGTCGCACCCCGGCGGGCGCGCGGCTGACCGGGGTCACCGAGCCGCAGCCTCCCGAGACCGTGCTCGACGGCGCCGCGGTGCGCCGGCGTCTGGTGGCGTCGATCGCGTGCCCGGAGGGGGTGCTCGCGCTCGACGTGCTCGTGCACGTCCCGACGGGCTCCCCGGGCCGGGCGCCCGTCGTCGTCGCGCTCAACTTCACGGGCAACCAGGACAGCATCGACGGCGACCAGTCCGACCGCTGGCCCTACGCCCGGATCGTGGCAGCCGGCTTTGCGGTGCTGACCGCCGATTACCGGCAGATCGAGCCGGACGAGCCCGCGCCGGCGACCCCGGGAGTCCGCGCCCTTTTCCCCACAGGCGACGCGCCGGCCTGGGGCGCGGTCGGCGCCTGGGCGTGGGGCCTGTCCCGCCTCCTCGACCTGGCCGGATGGGTCGGCGGCGTCGACTCCTCCCGCGCGATCGCGCTGGGCCACTCGCGACTCGGCAAAGCCGCACTGTGGGCCGCCGCCCAGGACCACCGATTCGCCGTCGCGGTCTCCAACGACTCCGGCTGTGCCGGGGCCTCGCTGTTCCGGCATCCCGGCGGGGAGGACATCGCCGCGATCACGACGGCGTTCCCGCACTGGTTCGTGCCCTCCTTCGCCGCGTACGCGCACCGCGAGGGCGACCTCCCGCTCGACCAGCACCAGCTCCTGGCGGCCATCGCCCCGCGTCGCGTGCTCGTCCTCAGCGCGCGCGACGACCACTGGGCCGACCCGGTCGGGGAGGCGGCGGCGGCGCTCGCCGCGGCCCCGGCGTTCCCCGCGGGCGGGCTCGCCCACCACGTGCGCGACGGCGGCCACGACCTCACACCGGAGGACTGGCTGCGCGCCCTCGACTTCTCGACCTTCCGGAAGGACACATGA
- a CDS encoding enolase C-terminal domain-like protein encodes MLDTVPFRTFDQPWPAPQDVRITGVRAIVTAPEGIPLVVVRVDTDEDGLHGYGCATYTQRWHAVVAFVEEHLAPLVVGRYPGDIGDLLRLVRYSGYWREGPVGNNALSGLDMALWDIAGKRAGLPVHELLGGKVRAAADTYIHAGGRDIRETLDQAEEFAERGWRHVRLQVGQPGIGTYGAAPVDGPARVGAPYPRGWDPRAYLATTPALFEEARVRFGDRLELLHDVHSRLTPKEAVVLARALEPYRLFFLEDVIAPEHWDRLPEVRSQSPVPIAVGELATSLTDAARLITGGGVDFIRAHISAIGGLTPAKKLATLAEFSGVRTAWHAPGDTSPIGAAANVAVDVTTSAFGIQEGHVYSEAAREVFPGTLEIVDGWLTPNEAPGWGIEVDERAAARFPAGLSGHDEWAAGVRGLDGGLHAP; translated from the coding sequence GTGCTTGACACCGTCCCGTTCCGCACCTTCGACCAGCCCTGGCCCGCGCCGCAGGACGTGCGCATCACCGGCGTGCGCGCCATCGTCACGGCGCCGGAGGGCATCCCGCTCGTCGTGGTCCGCGTCGACACCGACGAGGACGGCCTGCACGGCTACGGCTGCGCGACCTACACGCAGCGCTGGCACGCTGTCGTCGCGTTCGTGGAGGAGCACCTGGCGCCGCTGGTCGTCGGGCGCTACCCAGGCGACATCGGCGACCTCCTGCGGCTCGTGCGCTACTCGGGCTACTGGCGGGAGGGGCCGGTCGGCAACAACGCGCTGTCCGGGCTCGACATGGCGCTGTGGGACATCGCGGGCAAGCGCGCGGGCCTGCCGGTGCACGAGCTGCTCGGCGGCAAGGTGCGCGCGGCGGCGGACACCTACATCCACGCGGGCGGCCGGGACATCCGGGAGACGCTCGACCAGGCCGAGGAGTTCGCCGAGCGGGGCTGGCGGCACGTCCGGCTGCAGGTGGGGCAGCCGGGCATCGGCACCTACGGTGCGGCGCCCGTCGACGGGCCGGCGCGGGTGGGGGCGCCCTACCCGCGCGGCTGGGACCCGCGCGCCTACCTGGCGACGACGCCCGCGCTGTTCGAGGAGGCCCGGGTGCGCTTCGGCGACCGGCTGGAGCTGCTGCACGACGTCCACTCCCGGCTGACGCCGAAGGAGGCCGTCGTGCTGGCACGGGCGCTGGAGCCGTACCGGCTGTTCTTCCTGGAGGACGTGATCGCGCCGGAGCACTGGGACCGCCTCCCGGAGGTGCGCTCGCAGTCCCCGGTGCCGATCGCGGTGGGGGAGCTGGCGACCTCGCTGACCGACGCCGCACGGCTGATCACCGGGGGAGGCGTCGACTTCATCCGCGCCCACATCTCGGCCATCGGCGGCCTGACCCCGGCGAAGAAGCTGGCGACGCTGGCGGAGTTCTCCGGTGTGCGCACCGCTTGGCACGCGCCGGGCGACACCTCCCCGATCGGCGCGGCGGCGAACGTCGCGGTCGACGTGACCACGAGCGCGTTCGGCATCCAGGAAGGGCACGTGTACTCGGAGGCGGCGCGGGAAGTGTTCCCCGGGACGCTGGAGATCGTCGACGGCTGGCTGACGCCGAACGAGGCGCCGGGCTGGGGGATCGAGGTGGACGAGCGGGCGGCCGCGCGCTTCCCGGCGGGGCTGTCGGGGCACGACGAGTGGGCAGCGGGGGTGCGCGGGCTGGATGGCGGGCTCCACGCTCCGTGA
- a CDS encoding NAD-dependent epimerase/dehydratase family protein codes for MSDMAMSDMQRPLPRRVLVTGADGAIGRATTERLAGLGVEVTALSLAFDGETPADRVIAGDARDESVVARALEGVDAVVHLAAIPHPSLGTPPTVFGTNVVATFTVLSLAGQAGVRRAVIASSINAFGVPMNSHEVAPAYYPLDEQTPADIDDAYSLSKQYDEATARMMWRRWGIDVVALRFPLVKDAETLRETAESVGQDPASMAREGWAYLDLRDGVRAIELGLTAPLAGAHVVSLSADDLLLDRPADELLRAYAPAVPLRTPIGARGPLVDTARARELLGFEPQYSIHRPDPAADPLELGALSA; via the coding sequence ATGAGCGACATGGCGATGAGCGACATGCAGAGGCCGCTCCCGCGGCGTGTGCTGGTGACGGGAGCGGACGGCGCGATCGGCCGCGCGACCACTGAGCGCCTGGCGGGGCTCGGGGTGGAGGTCACAGCCCTGTCCCTGGCGTTCGACGGCGAGACCCCGGCCGACCGGGTGATCGCGGGCGATGCGCGGGACGAGTCCGTCGTGGCCCGGGCCCTGGAGGGCGTGGACGCCGTCGTGCACCTCGCCGCCATCCCGCATCCCTCGCTCGGGACGCCGCCGACGGTGTTCGGGACGAACGTGGTGGCCACCTTCACGGTGCTGTCGCTCGCCGGTCAGGCCGGCGTGCGCCGCGCGGTGATCGCGAGCAGCATCAACGCGTTCGGCGTCCCGATGAACAGCCACGAGGTCGCGCCCGCGTACTACCCGCTGGACGAGCAGACACCGGCCGACATCGACGACGCCTACTCGCTGTCGAAGCAGTACGACGAGGCCACCGCCCGGATGATGTGGCGGCGCTGGGGGATCGACGTGGTCGCGCTGCGCTTCCCGCTCGTGAAGGACGCCGAGACGCTGCGCGAGACGGCCGAGTCGGTCGGGCAGGACCCCGCGTCGATGGCGCGGGAGGGCTGGGCCTACCTCGACCTCCGGGACGGGGTGCGGGCGATCGAGCTCGGGCTGACCGCTCCGCTCGCCGGCGCGCACGTCGTCAGCCTGAGCGCGGACGACCTCCTGCTCGACCGGCCGGCGGACGAACTGCTGCGCGCCTACGCGCCGGCCGTGCCGCTGCGGACTCCCATCGGCGCCCGCGGCCCGCTGGTCGACACCGCCCGGGCGCGCGAGCTGCTCGGGTTCGAACCGCAGTACTCCATCCACCGGCCGGACCCGGCCGCCGACCCGCTCGAGTTGGGAGCCCTCAGTGCTTGA
- a CDS encoding carbohydrate ABC transporter permease, which produces MISDSDRKRRRVRVPLTVVQVLILVGLLVAGLGPLLWLLKAAISPTQDTLREPLAFFPSGVVQWQNLATAWNQGHIGYYLGNTAILALGAMIANLFVCTTGAYVLSVLRPKWGPILSGAILATLFIPGIVSLVPLYLTILKMPVIGANLSNTYWAVWLPAAASAFNVIVIKRFFDAIPREYFEAARIDGAGHLRVFTTVVLPLSRPILGVVALLAVIASWKDYLWPLLVLPNPDLQPVSVALPKLAQHSELNIQLAGLFLALLIPVVLFVVFQRSFLRGVGMSGGVKG; this is translated from the coding sequence GTGATCTCCGACAGCGACCGCAAACGGCGCCGGGTGCGCGTCCCGCTGACGGTCGTGCAGGTCCTGATCCTGGTCGGCCTCCTCGTCGCCGGTCTCGGTCCGCTGCTGTGGCTGCTGAAGGCCGCCATCTCGCCGACGCAGGACACCCTGCGCGAGCCGCTGGCGTTCTTCCCCTCCGGGGTCGTGCAGTGGCAGAACCTGGCCACGGCGTGGAACCAGGGCCACATCGGCTACTACCTCGGCAACACCGCGATCCTGGCTCTCGGCGCGATGATCGCGAACCTGTTCGTCTGCACCACCGGCGCTTACGTGCTGAGCGTGCTGCGGCCGAAGTGGGGGCCGATTCTGTCGGGCGCGATCCTGGCGACGCTGTTCATCCCGGGGATCGTCTCGCTGGTGCCGCTGTACTTGACCATCCTGAAGATGCCGGTGATCGGGGCCAACCTGTCCAACACTTACTGGGCGGTCTGGCTGCCGGCCGCGGCCAGCGCGTTCAACGTGATCGTGATCAAGCGGTTCTTCGACGCGATCCCGCGCGAGTACTTCGAGGCGGCGCGGATCGACGGCGCGGGGCACCTCCGCGTCTTCACGACGGTGGTGCTGCCGCTGTCCCGGCCGATCCTCGGCGTGGTCGCGCTCCTGGCGGTCATCGCGTCGTGGAAGGACTACCTGTGGCCGCTGCTCGTGCTGCCGAACCCGGACCTGCAGCCGGTCTCGGTCGCGCTGCCCAAGCTCGCGCAGCACAGCGAGCTGAACATCCAGCTCGCCGGGCTGTTCCTCGCCCTGCTGATCCCGGTCGTGCTGTTCGTCGTCTTCCAGCGCTCGTTCCTGCGCGGGGTCGGAATGTCGGGAGGAGTGAAGGGATGA
- a CDS encoding carbohydrate ABC transporter permease, with the protein MVIREQAPTIPRARERVQPRRRNRFVAWYRQGGPAVVLFALPVVLIFLYFSWGPIVNGLVMSLQKTNLVAPAQWVGLSNFQYVLADPTLGQATINTLYFTVLAIVFGFPLPIFLAVFMAELRGRSWIYTTLAYLPVIVPPVVSILLWKVFYDSSADGLFNSILGLVGIPPQPWLDSPATAMPSIVLEATWAASGTAVIIYLAALTSVRTELYEAAELDGAGIWSRVWHITLPQIRGVILVMLLLQIIGTMQLFTEPYLFTGGGPQGATTTILLLIYNYAFVNGDYGAATALSVLLAAGLCVLSAIYQFATRKWSTD; encoded by the coding sequence ATGGTGATCAGGGAGCAGGCCCCGACCATCCCGCGGGCGAGGGAGCGCGTGCAGCCGCGCCGCCGCAACCGCTTCGTCGCCTGGTACCGCCAGGGCGGACCGGCCGTCGTGCTGTTCGCGCTGCCGGTCGTGCTGATCTTCCTCTACTTCTCGTGGGGGCCGATCGTGAACGGGCTCGTGATGAGCCTGCAGAAGACCAACCTCGTCGCCCCGGCCCAGTGGGTCGGGCTGAGCAACTTCCAGTACGTCCTGGCCGACCCGACGCTCGGCCAGGCGACGATCAACACCCTGTACTTCACCGTGCTCGCGATCGTCTTCGGCTTCCCGCTGCCGATCTTCCTCGCCGTGTTCATGGCCGAGCTGCGCGGGAGGTCGTGGATCTACACGACGCTCGCCTACCTGCCGGTGATCGTGCCGCCTGTGGTCTCGATCCTGCTCTGGAAGGTGTTCTACGACTCGTCGGCGGACGGCCTGTTCAACTCGATCCTCGGCCTGGTCGGCATCCCGCCGCAGCCGTGGCTGGACTCGCCGGCGACCGCGATGCCCTCGATCGTGCTGGAGGCCACCTGGGCGGCGTCCGGGACGGCCGTCATCATCTACCTGGCCGCGCTCACCTCGGTGCGCACCGAGCTGTACGAGGCGGCGGAGCTCGACGGCGCGGGGATCTGGTCACGGGTCTGGCACATCACCCTCCCGCAGATCCGCGGCGTGATCCTGGTGATGCTGCTGCTGCAGATCATCGGGACGATGCAGCTCTTCACCGAGCCGTACCTCTTCACCGGGGGCGGCCCGCAGGGCGCGACGACGACGATCCTCCTGCTCATCTACAACTACGCGTTCGTCAACGGCGACTACGGCGCGGCGACCGCCCTGAGCGTGCTGCTCGCCGCCGGCCTCTGCGTGCTGTCGGCGATCTACCAGTTCGCGACCCGGAAATGGAGCACCGACTGA
- a CDS encoding extracellular solute-binding protein: protein MMKPSRKAVIAAASGAAVLAALVGCSSSPGSDAGSGKVTISIGDRPAASDADNRAYYDKQVKAFEKANPNITLKPTETVWDATTFQALVAGGNLPDTLNVPFTEPQGLIARKQVADLTDALKQTKLGGQLNPTVLKVAQDSSGHTYGVPTAAYSVGLIYNRDLFTKAGLDPDKPPATWDEVRADAKQIAQKTGAVGYAQLSTKGQGGWMFTTQTYAFGGTIENAAGTKVTFNDTPSKDALQALHDMRWTDQSMGTTTLYDLDSMAQGFAAGKIGMFMSAPDQYSASVVTNGMDPKNLGVGGLPQNGGDHGTLSGGSVEVVNPNATEDQKVAALKWIEFFYLAKYQDQTAAVAQAKAQAADKQPVGVPGLPVMGADQQAKFNGWIKPYVNVPVSNFDPYVKVAADQKIIPEPPAQAQEVYAALDPVVQAVLSDQNADISSLLSQAASTVQAKLGR, encoded by the coding sequence ATGATGAAACCATCGCGAAAGGCGGTCATCGCCGCAGCGAGCGGCGCCGCCGTTCTCGCAGCACTGGTCGGATGCTCCAGCTCGCCCGGCTCGGACGCCGGCAGCGGAAAGGTCACGATCTCGATCGGCGACCGCCCGGCGGCGTCCGACGCCGACAACCGCGCCTACTACGACAAGCAGGTGAAGGCGTTCGAGAAGGCCAACCCGAACATCACCCTCAAGCCGACCGAGACGGTCTGGGACGCGACCACGTTCCAGGCGCTCGTGGCCGGCGGCAACCTCCCCGACACGCTCAACGTGCCGTTCACCGAGCCGCAGGGCCTGATCGCCCGCAAGCAGGTCGCCGACCTGACGGACGCGCTGAAGCAGACCAAGCTCGGCGGCCAGCTCAACCCCACCGTGCTCAAGGTGGCCCAGGACTCCAGCGGCCACACCTACGGCGTCCCGACCGCTGCCTACTCGGTCGGCCTCATCTACAACCGCGACCTGTTCACCAAGGCGGGGCTCGACCCCGACAAGCCGCCGGCGACCTGGGACGAGGTCCGCGCCGACGCCAAGCAGATCGCGCAGAAGACCGGCGCCGTCGGCTACGCCCAGCTCAGCACCAAGGGCCAGGGCGGCTGGATGTTCACCACGCAGACCTACGCGTTCGGCGGCACCATCGAGAACGCGGCCGGCACCAAGGTCACCTTCAACGACACCCCGTCGAAGGACGCGCTCCAGGCCCTCCACGACATGCGCTGGACCGACCAGTCGATGGGCACCACCACGCTCTACGACCTCGACAGCATGGCGCAGGGCTTCGCCGCCGGGAAGATCGGCATGTTCATGTCCGCGCCCGACCAGTACTCGGCCTCCGTCGTGACCAACGGCATGGACCCGAAGAACCTCGGCGTCGGCGGACTCCCGCAAAACGGCGGCGACCACGGCACCCTGTCCGGCGGCTCCGTCGAGGTGGTCAACCCGAACGCGACGGAGGACCAGAAGGTCGCGGCGCTCAAGTGGATCGAGTTCTTCTACCTGGCGAAGTACCAGGACCAGACCGCAGCGGTGGCGCAGGCCAAGGCGCAGGCGGCGGACAAGCAGCCCGTCGGCGTCCCGGGCCTCCCGGTCATGGGCGCCGACCAGCAGGCGAAGTTCAACGGCTGGATCAAGCCGTACGTGAACGTCCCGGTGAGCAACTTCGACCCGTACGTGAAGGTCGCGGCCGACCAGAAGATCATCCCCGAACCGCCGGCGCAGGCGCAGGAGGTCTACGCGGCGCTCGACCCGGTGGTCCAGGCGGTGCTCTCCGACCAGAACGCCGACATCTCCTCGCTGCTCTCCCAGGCGGCCAGCACGGTCCAAGCCAAGCTCGGACGCTGA
- a CDS encoding LacI family DNA-binding transcriptional regulator, which produces MTKRASMSDVARAAGVSLTTASRALGGVGRVSPETRAKVIETAERLQFQPDMIARSFVTGRSFIVGVLAEAALGRFSMPLIVGATDYLGRENIAAVTLDAHGTPRMLNEYLKRLRSRRIDGILVVGDDPNRASLVLSEDFSVPVVFASSSATPETDYVVAPDNRGAGRTAAEHLITLGRRNIAHVTAAVHEPAVDARAAGFTEAMAAAGMKIAMGGPLYGSYLQRWGTDAAERIIAAGEPVDAIFAANDEIAMGLFATFHRHGIRVPDDIAIVGYDNRLAGVARPDDPLTTFDPELGTVGEKAAERLLSVIGGGGEPGVEYVAPRFVVGRSTVGPTLDPYDVM; this is translated from the coding sequence ATGACGAAGCGGGCCAGCATGAGCGACGTCGCGCGCGCGGCGGGCGTCTCGCTGACCACGGCCTCCCGAGCCCTGGGCGGCGTGGGCCGGGTCTCCCCCGAGACACGCGCGAAGGTGATCGAGACGGCGGAGCGCCTCCAGTTCCAGCCGGACATGATCGCCCGCTCGTTCGTCACCGGCCGCAGCTTCATCGTCGGCGTGCTGGCGGAGGCCGCTCTCGGTCGGTTCAGCATGCCCCTCATCGTCGGAGCGACCGACTACCTCGGCCGGGAGAACATCGCGGCGGTCACCCTCGACGCGCACGGGACGCCGCGCATGCTCAACGAGTACCTGAAGCGCCTGCGCTCGCGACGCATCGACGGCATCCTCGTCGTCGGCGACGACCCCAACCGGGCGAGCCTGGTCCTGTCGGAGGACTTCTCGGTCCCCGTGGTGTTCGCCTCCTCTTCGGCCACCCCCGAGACGGACTACGTGGTCGCCCCGGACAACCGCGGCGCCGGCCGCACCGCCGCCGAGCACCTGATCACCCTCGGCCGCCGCAACATCGCGCACGTCACGGCCGCAGTCCACGAGCCGGCCGTGGACGCCCGCGCCGCCGGTTTCACGGAGGCCATGGCCGCCGCCGGCATGAAGATCGCGATGGGCGGCCCGCTCTACGGCAGCTACCTGCAGCGCTGGGGCACCGACGCCGCCGAGCGGATCATCGCCGCGGGCGAGCCCGTCGACGCGATCTTCGCCGCCAACGACGAGATCGCGATGGGCCTGTTCGCGACGTTCCACCGCCACGGCATCCGCGTCCCCGACGACATCGCGATCGTTGGCTACGACAACCGCCTCGCCGGCGTGGCCCGCCCCGACGACCCGCTCACCACCTTCGACCCCGAGCTGGGAACCGTCGGCGAGAAGGCCGCGGAGCGGCTGCTCAGCGTGATCGGGGGCGGCGGCGAGCCGGGCGTGGAGTACGTGGCCCCCCGCTTCGTGGTGGGCCGCTCCACGGTCGGCCCCACCCTGGACCCGTACGACGTGATGTGA